A DNA window from Archocentrus centrarchus isolate MPI-CPG fArcCen1 chromosome 15, fArcCen1, whole genome shotgun sequence contains the following coding sequences:
- the thbs2a gene encoding thrombospondin-2 isoform X2, translated as MILRRSLFLLLLSFNYLQALTEDGEQEDETSFDLFEISHITRRTLGAKQFRGQNLDAPAYRFIRFDHLPPVSPPILKQILRQIQNNEGFVFVASIRQDRTSRGTLIALEGPDGRRQFEIVSNGRANTLDLVYWVDGSQNVVSFEDVDLSDSQWKNITLHIHGENANLFVGCSLIDSFILDEPFYEHLKAEGSRMYVAKGSIRENHFRGLLQNVRFIFDTSVEDILQSRECEITKQDDANIVSESGEIVDVSPSITTNIIGQKTDDMGAEMCERSCEELSTMFQELKGLRIVVSNLIDGLQKVTEENSVMKEALGRMKNSSEKNMCWQDGRLFDDKEDWVVDSCTKCTCQESKIVCHQITCPPVACASPSFIDGECCPVCLPMDSEDGWSPWSEWTECTVTCGIGTQQRGRSCDATSNPCTGPSIQTRKCSLGKCDSRVRQDGGWSLWSPWSSCSVTCGEGQITRIRHCNAPVPQLGGRDCEGSGRETQGCTAKPCPIDGGWGPWSPWATCSATCGGGHKSRSRECNSPEPQYGGKKCFGEAVDRDSCNKKDCPIDGCLSNPCFAGVDCSSAPDGSWECGPCPAGFRGNGTHCEDINECDMVSDACYKVNGIQRCVNTDPGFHCLPCPKRYKGTQPFGMGVEAAKKNKQVCEPENPCKDKTHNCHKYAECIYISHFSDPMYKCECRTGYAGDGFICGEDSDLDGWPNQNLVCGANTTYHCKKDNCPSLPNSGQEDFDRDGQGDACDKDDDNDGILDERDNCPLLYNPRQFDFDKDEVGDRCDNCPYEHNPAQIDTDHNGEGDACAVDIDGDGILNENDNCPYVYNTDQKDTDMDGVGDQCDNCPLLHNPDQTDADNDLVGDQCDNNQDIDEDGHQNNLDNCPYVANSNQADHDKDGKGDACDYDDDNDGIPDDRDNCRLTPNPDQLDSDGDGRGDICKDDFDNDNIPDILDVCPENNAISVTDFRKFQMVHLDPKGTTQIDPNWVVRHQGKELVQTANSDPGIAVGFDEFSAVDFSGTMYVNTDRDDDYAGFVFGYQSSARFYVVMWKQITQTYWEDKPSKAFGISGVSLKVVNSTTGAGEYLRNALWHTGNTPGQVRTLWHDPKNIGWKDYTAYRWHLIHRPKTGFIRVVVYEGKQIMADSGPIYDKTFAGGRLGLFVFSQELMFFSDLKYECRDN; from the exons ATGATACTCAGGAGAAGTCTCTTCTTGTTGCTGTTGTCATTTAATTACCTTCAAGCATTAACTGAAG ACGGTGAGCAGGAGGATGAGACTTCATTTGACTTGTTTGAAATCAGCCACATCACACGCAGGACTCTGGGGGCCAAACAGTTCAGGGGCCAAAACTTAGATGCCCCTGCCTACCGCTTCATCCGCTTCGACCACCTGCCCCCAGTGAGTCCACCCATACTAAAACAAATTCTGCGACAGATCCAAAACAATGAGGGCTTTGTGTTCGTGGCCAGCATACGCCAGGACCGTACCTCGCGAGGCACCCTGATTGCTTTGGAGGGTCCTGATGGCCGGCGGCAGTTTGAGATTGTGTCCAACGGACGCGCCAACACTCTGGACCTGGTCTACTGGGTGGACGGCTCACAGAATGTGGTTTCGTTCGAGGATGTGGACCTGTCTGACTCACAGTGGAAGAACATCACACTTCATATTCACGGGGAGAATGCCAATCTGTTTGTTGGCTGCAGCCTGATAGACAGCTTCATCCTGGATGAGCCATTTTACGAGCATCTGAAGGCTGAGGGGAGCCGCATGTATGTGGCAAAGGGATCCATTCGTGAGAACCACTTCAGG GGCCTTCTTCAGAATGTGCGTTTCATCTTTGACACCTCAGTGGAAGACATCCTGCAGAGTAGAGAGTGTGAGATTACTAAGCAAG ATGATGCCAATATTGTGAGCGAGAGCGGAGAAATTGTGGACGTAAGTCCTTCCATCACTACAAACATTATAGGTCAGAAGACAGATGACATGGGCGCAGAAATGTGTGAACGCTCCTGTGAGGAACTCAGCACCATGTTCCAGGAGCTCAAAGGCCTGCGCATTGTCGTCAGTAACCTTATTGATGGATTGCAAAAAGTG ACAGAAGAAAACTCTGTCATGAAAGAGGCCCTTGGGAGGATGAAGAACTCTTCAGAGAAAAACATGTGCTGGCAGGATGGGCGCCTGTTTGATGATAAGGAAGACTGGGTTGTAGACAGCTGCACCAAATGTACCTGTCAG GAATCCAAGATTGTGTGCCACCAAATCACATGCCCTCCGGTGGCCTGTGCCAGCCCCTCCTTTATTGATGGCGAGTGTTGCCCTGTGTGTTTGC CTATGGACAGTGAGGATGGATGGTCCCCTTGGTCAGAGTGGACAGAGTGCACAGTGACCTGCGGGATAGGAACTCAACAGAGGGGTCGGTCTTGTGACGCAACCAGCAACCCTTGCACGGGACCTTCTATCCAGACCCGCAAGTGCAGTCTGGGCAAATGCGACAGCCGTG TTCGCCAGGACGGAGGGTGGAGTTTGTGGTCCCCGTGGTCATCGTGCTCAGTAACCTGTGGCGAAGGGCAGATCACCAGAATACGGCACTGCAATGCTCCCGTGCCACAGCTGGGGGGCAGAGACTGTGAGGGAAGTGGAAGAGAAACCCAGGGCTGCACTGCCAAACCATGTCCCA TTGATGGTGGCTGGGGACCATGGTCACCATGGGCAACCTGTTCCGCAACCTGCGGAGGGGGACACAAAAGTCGTTCCCGTGAGTGCAACAGCCCTGAACCTCAATACGGAGGCAAGAAATGTTTCGGAGAAGCCGTCGACAGAGACAGCTGTAACAAAAAAGACTGTCCTATTG ATGGCTGTCTCTCTAACCCGTGCTTTGCGGGAGTGGACTGCAGCAGTGCCCCTGATGGCTCCTGGGAGTGTGGCCCGTGCCCTGCTGGATTTCGTGGAAATGGTACCCACTGTGAAGACATTAATGAG TGTGACATGGTGTCTGATGCTTGCTACAAAGTGAATGGAATTCAGCGCTGCGTCAACACTGACCCAGGTTTCCACTGCCTGCCCTGTCCAAAGCGATACAAGGGCACCCAGCCTTTTGGTATGGGTGTGGAGGCTGCCAAGAAGAACAAACAG GTGTGTGAGCCCGAGAACCCATGCAAGGACAAGACACACAACTGTCACAAATATGCCGAATGCATCTACATCAGCCACTTCAGTGATCCAATGTACAAGTGTGAGTGTAGGACCGGTTACGCTGGAGATGGCTTCATCTGTGGGGAAGACTCCGACTTGGATGGCTGGCCCAATCAGAACCTTGTGTGTGGTGCTAACACCACTTACCACTGCAAGAAG GATAACTGCCCTAGCCTCCCTAACTCTGGACAAGAAGACTTTGATAGAGATGGCCAAGGAGATGCTTGTGACAaggatgatgataatgatggaATTCTCGATGAAAGG GACAACTGCCCCCTGCTTTACAATCCTCGCCAGTTTGACTTTGACAAGGATGAAGTTGGCGACCGCTGTGACAACTGTCCCTATGAACACAACCCTGCTCAAATTGACACTGACCACAATGGAGAAGGGGATGCCTGCGCAGTGGACATTGATGGAGATG GAATTCTGAATGAGAATGACAACTGCCCCTATGTGTACAACACTGACCAGAAGGACACTGATATGGATGGCGTCGGAGACCAGTGTGATAACTGTCCATTGCTGCACAACCCTGACCAG ACTGACGCAGACAATGACCTGGTTGGAGATCAGTGTGACAACAACCAGGACATTGATGAAGATGGTCATCAGAACAATCTAGACAACTGCCCTTATGTGGCCAACTCAAACCAGGCTGACCACGATAAGGACGGCAAAGGAGACGCATGTGACTATGACGATGATAATGACGGTATACCTGATGACAGGGACAACTGCAGACTGACTCCCAACCCAGACCAGCTGGActctgatg gtGATGGAAGAGGGGACATCTGCAAAGATGACTTTGACAATGACAATATCCCAGATATTCTTGATGTGTGTCCCGAGAACAATGCCATCAGTGTGACAGACTTCAGGAAGTTCCAGATGGTGCATCTGGATCCTAAAGGAACCACACAAATTGATCCCAACTGGGTGGTCAGGCATCAGGGCAAAGAGTTGGTTCAGACTGCCAACTCTGACCCAGGCATTGCAGTAG GTTTTGATGAGTTCAGCGCTGTGGACTTCAGTGGAACGATGTACGTGAACACCGACAGAGATGATGACTATGCAGGCTTTGTTTTTGGTTACCAGTCGAGTGCGCGCTTTTATGTTGTCATGTGGAAGCAGATCACACAGACCTACTGGGAGGATAAGCCCTCCAAAGCCTTTGGCATCTCTGGAGTTTCACTCAAAGTTGTGAACTCGACCACTGGTGCTGGAGAATACCTCAGGAATGCTTTGTGGCACACGGGCAACACTCCAGGACAG GTGCGGACCCTGTGGCATGACCCCAAAAACATTGGTTGGAAGGATTACACAGCTTACAGGTGGCATCTCATCCACAGACCAAAGACTGGTTTTATAAG GGTTGTGGTCTATGAAGGCAAACAGATTATGGCCGACTCGGGACCAATTTATGACAAAACCTTTGCCGGAGGAAGGTTAGGCCTGTTTGTTTTCTCACAAGAGTTGATGTTCTTCTCTGACCTCAAGTATGAGTGCAGAG ATAACTGA
- the thbs2a gene encoding thrombospondin-2 isoform X1 has product MILRRSLFLLLLSFNYLQALTEDGEQEDETSFDLFEISHITRRTLGAKQFRGQNLDAPAYRFIRFDHLPPVSPPILKQILRQIQNNEGFVFVASIRQDRTSRGTLIALEGPDGRRQFEIVSNGRANTLDLVYWVDGSQNVVSFEDVDLSDSQWKNITLHIHGENANLFVGCSLIDSFILDEPFYEHLKAEGSRMYVAKGSIRENHFRGLLQNVRFIFDTSVEDILQSRECEITKQDDANIVSESGEIVDVSPSITTNIIGQKTDDMGAEMCERSCEELSTMFQELKGLRIVVSNLIDGLQKVTEENSVMKEALGRMKNSSEKNMCWQDGRLFDDKEDWVVDSCTKCTCQESKIVCHQITCPPVACASPSFIDGECCPVCLPMDSEDGWSPWSEWTECTVTCGIGTQQRGRSCDATSNPCTGPSIQTRKCSLGKCDSRVRQDGGWSLWSPWSSCSVTCGEGQITRIRHCNAPVPQLGGRDCEGSGRETQGCTAKPCPIDGGWGPWSPWATCSATCGGGHKSRSRECNSPEPQYGGKKCFGEAVDRDSCNKKDCPIDGCLSNPCFAGVDCSSAPDGSWECGPCPAGFRGNGTHCEDINECDMVSDACYKVNGIQRCVNTDPGFHCLPCPKRYKGTQPFGMGVEAAKKNKQVCEPENPCKDKTHNCHKYAECIYISHFSDPMYKCECRTGYAGDGFICGEDSDLDGWPNQNLVCGANTTYHCKKDNCPSLPNSGQEDFDRDGQGDACDKDDDNDGILDERDNCPLLYNPRQFDFDKDEVGDRCDNCPYEHNPAQIDTDHNGEGDACAVDIDGDGILNENDNCPYVYNTDQKDTDMDGVGDQCDNCPLLHNPDQTDADNDLVGDQCDNNQDIDEDGHQNNLDNCPYVANSNQADHDKDGKGDACDYDDDNDGIPDDRDNCRLTPNPDQLDSDGDGRGDICKDDFDNDNIPDILDVCPENNAISVTDFRKFQMVHLDPKGTTQIDPNWVVRHQGKELVQTANSDPGIAVGFDEFSAVDFSGTMYVNTDRDDDYAGFVFGYQSSARFYVVMWKQITQTYWEDKPSKAFGISGVSLKVVNSTTGAGEYLRNALWHTGNTPGQVRTLWHDPKNIGWKDYTAYRWHLIHRPKTGFIRVVVYEGKQIMADSGPIYDKTFAGGRLGLFVFSQELMFFSDLKYECRDKPELPTVLTR; this is encoded by the exons ATGATACTCAGGAGAAGTCTCTTCTTGTTGCTGTTGTCATTTAATTACCTTCAAGCATTAACTGAAG ACGGTGAGCAGGAGGATGAGACTTCATTTGACTTGTTTGAAATCAGCCACATCACACGCAGGACTCTGGGGGCCAAACAGTTCAGGGGCCAAAACTTAGATGCCCCTGCCTACCGCTTCATCCGCTTCGACCACCTGCCCCCAGTGAGTCCACCCATACTAAAACAAATTCTGCGACAGATCCAAAACAATGAGGGCTTTGTGTTCGTGGCCAGCATACGCCAGGACCGTACCTCGCGAGGCACCCTGATTGCTTTGGAGGGTCCTGATGGCCGGCGGCAGTTTGAGATTGTGTCCAACGGACGCGCCAACACTCTGGACCTGGTCTACTGGGTGGACGGCTCACAGAATGTGGTTTCGTTCGAGGATGTGGACCTGTCTGACTCACAGTGGAAGAACATCACACTTCATATTCACGGGGAGAATGCCAATCTGTTTGTTGGCTGCAGCCTGATAGACAGCTTCATCCTGGATGAGCCATTTTACGAGCATCTGAAGGCTGAGGGGAGCCGCATGTATGTGGCAAAGGGATCCATTCGTGAGAACCACTTCAGG GGCCTTCTTCAGAATGTGCGTTTCATCTTTGACACCTCAGTGGAAGACATCCTGCAGAGTAGAGAGTGTGAGATTACTAAGCAAG ATGATGCCAATATTGTGAGCGAGAGCGGAGAAATTGTGGACGTAAGTCCTTCCATCACTACAAACATTATAGGTCAGAAGACAGATGACATGGGCGCAGAAATGTGTGAACGCTCCTGTGAGGAACTCAGCACCATGTTCCAGGAGCTCAAAGGCCTGCGCATTGTCGTCAGTAACCTTATTGATGGATTGCAAAAAGTG ACAGAAGAAAACTCTGTCATGAAAGAGGCCCTTGGGAGGATGAAGAACTCTTCAGAGAAAAACATGTGCTGGCAGGATGGGCGCCTGTTTGATGATAAGGAAGACTGGGTTGTAGACAGCTGCACCAAATGTACCTGTCAG GAATCCAAGATTGTGTGCCACCAAATCACATGCCCTCCGGTGGCCTGTGCCAGCCCCTCCTTTATTGATGGCGAGTGTTGCCCTGTGTGTTTGC CTATGGACAGTGAGGATGGATGGTCCCCTTGGTCAGAGTGGACAGAGTGCACAGTGACCTGCGGGATAGGAACTCAACAGAGGGGTCGGTCTTGTGACGCAACCAGCAACCCTTGCACGGGACCTTCTATCCAGACCCGCAAGTGCAGTCTGGGCAAATGCGACAGCCGTG TTCGCCAGGACGGAGGGTGGAGTTTGTGGTCCCCGTGGTCATCGTGCTCAGTAACCTGTGGCGAAGGGCAGATCACCAGAATACGGCACTGCAATGCTCCCGTGCCACAGCTGGGGGGCAGAGACTGTGAGGGAAGTGGAAGAGAAACCCAGGGCTGCACTGCCAAACCATGTCCCA TTGATGGTGGCTGGGGACCATGGTCACCATGGGCAACCTGTTCCGCAACCTGCGGAGGGGGACACAAAAGTCGTTCCCGTGAGTGCAACAGCCCTGAACCTCAATACGGAGGCAAGAAATGTTTCGGAGAAGCCGTCGACAGAGACAGCTGTAACAAAAAAGACTGTCCTATTG ATGGCTGTCTCTCTAACCCGTGCTTTGCGGGAGTGGACTGCAGCAGTGCCCCTGATGGCTCCTGGGAGTGTGGCCCGTGCCCTGCTGGATTTCGTGGAAATGGTACCCACTGTGAAGACATTAATGAG TGTGACATGGTGTCTGATGCTTGCTACAAAGTGAATGGAATTCAGCGCTGCGTCAACACTGACCCAGGTTTCCACTGCCTGCCCTGTCCAAAGCGATACAAGGGCACCCAGCCTTTTGGTATGGGTGTGGAGGCTGCCAAGAAGAACAAACAG GTGTGTGAGCCCGAGAACCCATGCAAGGACAAGACACACAACTGTCACAAATATGCCGAATGCATCTACATCAGCCACTTCAGTGATCCAATGTACAAGTGTGAGTGTAGGACCGGTTACGCTGGAGATGGCTTCATCTGTGGGGAAGACTCCGACTTGGATGGCTGGCCCAATCAGAACCTTGTGTGTGGTGCTAACACCACTTACCACTGCAAGAAG GATAACTGCCCTAGCCTCCCTAACTCTGGACAAGAAGACTTTGATAGAGATGGCCAAGGAGATGCTTGTGACAaggatgatgataatgatggaATTCTCGATGAAAGG GACAACTGCCCCCTGCTTTACAATCCTCGCCAGTTTGACTTTGACAAGGATGAAGTTGGCGACCGCTGTGACAACTGTCCCTATGAACACAACCCTGCTCAAATTGACACTGACCACAATGGAGAAGGGGATGCCTGCGCAGTGGACATTGATGGAGATG GAATTCTGAATGAGAATGACAACTGCCCCTATGTGTACAACACTGACCAGAAGGACACTGATATGGATGGCGTCGGAGACCAGTGTGATAACTGTCCATTGCTGCACAACCCTGACCAG ACTGACGCAGACAATGACCTGGTTGGAGATCAGTGTGACAACAACCAGGACATTGATGAAGATGGTCATCAGAACAATCTAGACAACTGCCCTTATGTGGCCAACTCAAACCAGGCTGACCACGATAAGGACGGCAAAGGAGACGCATGTGACTATGACGATGATAATGACGGTATACCTGATGACAGGGACAACTGCAGACTGACTCCCAACCCAGACCAGCTGGActctgatg gtGATGGAAGAGGGGACATCTGCAAAGATGACTTTGACAATGACAATATCCCAGATATTCTTGATGTGTGTCCCGAGAACAATGCCATCAGTGTGACAGACTTCAGGAAGTTCCAGATGGTGCATCTGGATCCTAAAGGAACCACACAAATTGATCCCAACTGGGTGGTCAGGCATCAGGGCAAAGAGTTGGTTCAGACTGCCAACTCTGACCCAGGCATTGCAGTAG GTTTTGATGAGTTCAGCGCTGTGGACTTCAGTGGAACGATGTACGTGAACACCGACAGAGATGATGACTATGCAGGCTTTGTTTTTGGTTACCAGTCGAGTGCGCGCTTTTATGTTGTCATGTGGAAGCAGATCACACAGACCTACTGGGAGGATAAGCCCTCCAAAGCCTTTGGCATCTCTGGAGTTTCACTCAAAGTTGTGAACTCGACCACTGGTGCTGGAGAATACCTCAGGAATGCTTTGTGGCACACGGGCAACACTCCAGGACAG GTGCGGACCCTGTGGCATGACCCCAAAAACATTGGTTGGAAGGATTACACAGCTTACAGGTGGCATCTCATCCACAGACCAAAGACTGGTTTTATAAG GGTTGTGGTCTATGAAGGCAAACAGATTATGGCCGACTCGGGACCAATTTATGACAAAACCTTTGCCGGAGGAAGGTTAGGCCTGTTTGTTTTCTCACAAGAGTTGATGTTCTTCTCTGACCTCAAGTATGAGTGCAGAG ATAAGCCGGAGTTGCCAACCGTGCTCACAAG ATAA